From a single Andrena cerasifolii isolate SP2316 chromosome 8, iyAndCera1_principal, whole genome shotgun sequence genomic region:
- the Ca gene encoding RCC1 and BTB domain containing protein claret: MIAEIGTEGYQPMTSFTEQNLFKLQCLIKATEIQHSAQCEYGRKLFLAFTTGNSEILLYYKKDSACGPISKRIPWFQGSHKQISALCFHPVGSWLLSASIDGSVYIIPALCLVDDNCEVDRRWTSDDITSFPSISSQSSHSKPTAIVWWQDTVTPAEIGIVGTEYGEIIFVNLKNGHQTNVAHINGTIASLHICRDQSNDSVSLLITSQSKQQWRLLLEQHTYSCLQHLENGDPYNMLHTNDNIYDNTRAFASTRSRLQGLKQLSVEKLAILRQKLIETKSQTLGENMQYHDVTSNQNTHNAAVNFDSSTEVNQNQMTPEPISKETFLMSQSDRDGQQLYMCYHSITKHITVHGPDFSTIALSVHKVFESCRNVLLTQRFFFITDASQRVMYVISDRLSETRTNDNCKFNPECIVGHFSLVNSKEVIRAVYRAIDFTNNAPTIVSQDIKAKYTLPKGIKDIQVELPPIDTCIIVTNHSVYKVVLRKSLLSIFMELVLKDNEPEKAAKLAIVFGINAQQLLEQAGDILLSNKQFPRAVACYKLAKCILLKSVLKCASAGYTRDLLSCLTHCLASPTINKLPVTTRLHLSNLCVLAFIEMTLRVPSEKSRAIYKEFLYFLSTNSFYDELLAINIAGQTCLWEVLHHLATQKCLYGQMLDVLTKTIQTFSASNFHPTSYGLLICISEPSLMQAMLINPELARSHMSFVLDDLQDSQIFVLQRLVTLYDPTNPVIRPRVLRCRLRHRTTSHSSQSSQCDSIDLVENEEADTLVEEVIETFLLILLTLIYKKSVLHQEPPVTCNIELLTTKKDYNSSNSAVDFKRRPLCSGFYHVVLIRNGNIYTWGSSMQGCLGTGPSPLRYGTPQPISFFRTMELEVLSVSCGHCHTLAVTNNGVYAWGSSQFGQLGLGKVLQCSTPELITSVAQEVIIDAVAGQYHSVALTADGRVFTWGWGVHGQLGHGNTDEKTTPTLVTSLLGVVIRSISAGHAHTLVLSTEGIVYAFGCNIFGQLGTGTNVKSSVPIKVSLPEKISLIATGYFHNLAVSHANRLYVWGASPQVLRLQAQTLKRSRILEQRDVIVRQFEHIDEFEKAGEQANTNEAGEQALEVNAQNRHAQIKPTGSTTDSRRKQLDNSCLKNADVVSLEENQTHLKPTVVDTSSVAGDIIQVSTGCHHNALITRDGSLYTWGRNLDGQLGNGDKREVQSPTPLCYNPASIFAQVPPRHNAYDRGEEDHELDRPKNSTMNERNGNVNGEAKIFHTDSNESKEKVNPVIKVVGVCCGYDYTVAIQPGGTVLAWGNNRRAQLGRLPPKDTRDNDDKFVLIKKRVVRVPNTAHVASDMPSQVPTIPAPIISYQSYDIPSLAGLVRPLSVIERSPGELTLHYALQYFSGLYDSSRIVEKSIKLGNYQACSKIAMLQHNISDAFSYQLKILHALSLRSCSKGKSSESLCEKARRKSLEETESRRKSLSNRQVKKNTELFNKQVERNLIDSVEDCAAKNKMKIPASKSLNSLQLLQQELYTFDCQGGSEELCKDMKCDNAPIGVFEDSFDSDVSSDSEGWLENVVVKGNQLQKRGRAIGSARVNSVASTPTKEGADQDPASRNDGAFYEKKVSHSRRDNVTNEAIKVIKFFLNEMVNETDTVKYKILQDALEFWIEHDLPIQSIENVFLEHIQSIFYPLGLLLFCQEIMQKYLDTNKNDAESKSVTVVNFFSVTFCLQVCSMLLDHIDQGEPTPEFVQLLSSLTADHYGPPLTGYPGSSGNNTLKQMIEGVISTVSFETHDSRSFVHIKDPDAVYRFLANEEDAMVFTCGHHFPLTMYRTEVIPTMETELLSSDSLVLPCTAQYLEKMLSKTSKPEIVCPSCVPRALGTLVKKNNG, from the exons ATGATTGCAGAAATAGGTACCGAGGGCTATCAGCCAATGACAAGTTTCACGGAGCAGAATCTGTTTAAGCTGCAATGTTTGATCAAAGCGACTGAAATACAGCACAGCGCGCAGTGCGAATATGGAAGGAAATTGTTCTTGGCATTCACAACTGGGAATTCGGAGATTCTATTATATTACAAGAAAGACTCTGCGTGCGGCCCGATAAGTAAAAGGATCCCATGGTTTCAAGGGTCCCACAAGCAAATCTCAGCTTTATGCTTCCATCCCGTGGGATCGTGGTTGCTCTCTGCAAGCATCGATGGATCTGTGTACATAATCCCTGCCCTGTGTTTGGTCGACGATAATTGTGAAGTAGACAGAAGATGGACCAGCGACGATATAACTTCTTTCCCTTCGATCAGTTCGCAGTCCTCTCATTCGAA GCCTACTGCGATAGTATGGTGGCAAGATACGGTAACACCTGCTGAAATTGGTATTGTTGGAACCGAATACGGGGAGATCATATTTGTGAATCTGAAAAATGGGCACCAAACAAACGTCGCTCATATTAATGGAACCATCGCCAGTCTGCACATCTGCCGCGATCAGAGTAACGACAGCGTGTCTCTGTTAATAACCAGCCAATCGAAGCAGCAGTGGCGATTGCTCTTGGAGCAGCACACGTACAGTTGTTTACAGCACTTGGAGAATGGAGATCCTTATAACATGTTGCATACAAACGATAACATCTATGATAATACAAGAGCGTTCGCTTCTACTAGATCCAGATTGCAAGGGCTCAAGCAGTTGTCCGTGGAGAAGCTCGCTATACTCAGACAAAAGTTGATCGAAACCAAAAGCCAGACTTTGGGGGAAAACATGCAATACCATG ATGTAACAAGTAATCAGAATACTCACAATGCAGCAGTGAATTTTGACTCATCCACAGAGGTGAATCAGAATCAAATGACCCCCGAACCGATATCTAAAGAAACATTTCTCATGTCTCAGTCCGACAGGGACGGCCAACAGTTGTACATGTGTTACCATTCTATTACAAAGCACATAACA GTGCACGGTCCTGATTTCTCTACCATAGCTTTATCAGTACATAAAGTATTCGAATCTTGTAGAAATGTTTTGCTAACGCAACGCTTTTTCTTTATCACTGACGCCAGTCAGCGCGTAATGTATGTAATATCAGACAGATTATCTGAAACTCGTACAAATgataattgtaaatttaatcCAGAGTGCATTGTTGGTCACTTTTCTTTAGTGAATAGTAAAGAAGTGATACGCGCTGTGTACAGAGCTATCGATTTCACAAACAATGCACCAACAATAGTTTCTCAAGATATCAAAGCTAAGTACACATTGCCAAAGGGAATAAAAGATATCCAAGTTGAATTACCACCTATCGACACTTGTATAATTGTAACGAACCACTCTGTGTATAAAGTTGTCCTGAG AAAATCGCTGTTGTCAATCTTCATGGAATTAGTGTTAAAGGATAACGAGCCTGAAAAGGCGGCGAAATTGGCTATAGTATTCGGCATCAATGCGCAGCAATTGTTAGAGCAGGCTGGCGACATACTTCTGTCGAATAAACAATTTCCACGCGCTGTCGCTTGCTATAAATTAGCTAAA TGCATACTATTAAAGAGTGTATTGAAGTGTGCATCTGCTGGATATACACGGGATTTGTTAAGTTGCCTGACACACTGTTTAGCTTCCCCGACGATTAACAAGCTGCCTGTCACAACAAGGCTTCATCTCTCAAATTTATGTGTCCTTGCTTTTATTGAAATGACGCTTAGAGTTCCATCCGAAAAGTCTAGGGCTATTTATAAAGAGTTTTT GTACTTCTTATCCACAAATTCTTTCTACGACGAGCTGCTAGCGATTAATATTGCTGGACAAACGTGTCTGTGGGAGGTGCTGCATCACTTGGCGACCCAGAAATGTCTTTATGGACAAATGTTGGATGTGCTCACGAAGACAATACAGACATTTAGCGCGAGCAATTTCCATCCAACGTCAT ACGGTTTGTTAATATGCATAAGCGAGCCAAGCCTGATGCAAGCAATGCTAATAAACCCTGAGTTAGCTAGAAGCCATATGTCATTTGTCCTTGACGATCTTCAAGATTCTCAAATTTTTGTACTTCAG AGATTAGTGACACTATACGATCCAACGAATCCAGTGATAAGACCTAGGGTACTGCGATGCAGATTGCGCCACAGAACCACGTCGCACAGTTCTCAATCTAGTCAATGTGATTCCATAGATCTCGTGGAGAAT GAGGAGGCTGACACATTGGTAGAGGAAGTTATAGAGacctttttactaattttactgacTTTGATTTACAAAAAGTCTGTTTTACATCAAGAACCACCTGTTACCTGTAATATTGAACTATTAACAACTAAGAAG GATTATAACAGTAGTAATTCTGCCGTGGATTTCAAAAGGAGGCCATTATGTTCTGGATTCTATCATGTCGTTCTTATTAGGAATGGAAATATCTATACATGGGGAAGCTCTATGCAAGGATGCTTAG GAACAGGTCCGTCTCCGTTGAGATACGGCACGCCCCAGCCCATATCCTTCTTTCGAACCATGGAACTGGAAGTTCTCAGCGTATCGTGCGGCCATTGCCACACGTTAGCAGTGACGAATAACGGGGTTTACGCATGGGGGTCAAGCCAGTTTGGGCAATTGGGCCTGGGCAAGGTTCTGCAATGTTCTACCCCCGAATTGATTACATCCGTGGCCCAAGAAGTGATCATAGACGCAGTAGCTGGGCAATACCATTCTGTCGCGTTGACTGCCGATGGCCGAGTCTTTACATGGGGTTGGGGCGTTCATGGCCAGCTGGGTCATGGTAACACCGATGAGAAAACAACTCCCACATTAGTCACGTCGTTACTTGGTGTAGTTATACGTTCAATTAGCGCCGGCCATGCGCATACATTGGTTCTCTCTACGGAGGGTATCGTGTATGCGTTTGGTTGTAATATTTTCGGGCAATTAGGTACGGGAACTAACGTTAAGAGTTCAGTGCCAATAAAAGTCTCGTTGCCGGAGAAAATATCCCTCATCGCGACAGGATACTTTCACAAT CTGGCCGTTAGCCACGCCAATAGGTTGTACGTGTGGGGAGCTAGCCCTCAAGTACTCCGACTGCAAGCACAAACGCTGAAGAGGTCTCGAATATTGGAGCAGAGGGACGTTATTGTGAGGCAGTTTGAACATATCGATGAGTTCGAGAAGGCTGGGGAGCAAGCGAACACGAACGAGGCGGGTGAACAGGCCCTGGAAGTCAATGCACAAAACAGACATGCACAAATAAAGCCAACGGGATCCACGACAGACTCGCGTAGGAAACAGTTAGACAATTCGTGCTTAAAGAATGCTGACGTCGTGTCGCTCGAGGAGAATCAAACGCACTTGAAACCGACGGTAGTAGATACCAGCTCTGTAGCAGGAGACATCATACAG GTATCGACTGGATGCCACCACAATGCTCTTATAACGAGGGATGGATCGCTTTATACGTGGGGTCGAAATTTGGATGGGCAGCTAGGAAATGGGGACAAACGTGAGGTGCAGAGTCCCACGCCGTTATGCTACAATCCCGCTTCTATTTTTGCACAAGTACCTCCAAGGCACAATGCCTACGACCGAGGGGAAGAGGATCACGAGTTAGATAGGCCGAAGAACTCTACGATGAACGAGAGAAATGGGAATGTGAACGGTGAAGCGAAAATTTTCCACACCGACAGTAACGAGTCCAAGGAGAAGGTGAATCCTGTAATTAAAGTCGTCGGAGTTTGCTGTGGCTATGATTACACAGTGGCCATTCAACCAG GTGGCACAGTTTTAGCTTGGGGTAATAACAGAAGAGCGCAGTTGGGCCGTCTTCCTCCAAAGGATACACGCGACAATGATGATAAGTTTGTGTTAATTAAAAAGAGAGTTGTAAGAGTCCCTAATACCGCACACGTGGCTTCGGACATGCCTAGTCAAGTTCCTACTATTCCCGCACCCATCATTTCTTATCAGAGTTACGATATACCCTCTCTGGCAGGACTTGTTCGTCCTTTGAGCGTTATTGAGAGATCGCCGGGAGAATTGACGCTCCATTACGCGCTCCAGTACTTTTCCGGCTTGtacgattcgtcgagaatcgtGGAGAAG aGCATCAAATTGGGGAACTATCAAGCTTGCTCAAAGATAGCTATGCTACAGCACAATATCTCCGATGCATTTTCAtatcaattaaaaatattacatgCACTAAGCCTTCGGTCTTGCTCAAAAGGAAAGTCTTCTGAAAGCCTGTGCGAGAAGGCACGCAGGAAGTCTCTGGAGGAGACTGAATCGAGAAGAAAGTCCTTATCGAATCGCCAAGTTAAGAAGAACACCGAGCTCTTCAACAAGCAAGTGGAAAGGAATCTCATCGATTCCGTGGAAGACTGCGCCGCTAAGAACAAGATGAAAATTCCTGCTAGCAAATCACTGAACAGCCTGCAACTGCTGCAACAAGAGTTGTACACGTTCGACTGCCAAGGTGGTTCAGAAGAGCTGTGCAAAGACATGAAATGCGACAACGCGCCTATAGGCGTTTTCGAAGACTCATTTGATTCCGATGTCAGCTCTGATTCGGAGGGATGGCTGGAGAATGTCGTTGTGAAAGGTAATCAGCTGCAGAAACGGGGAAGAGCGATTGGATCAGCTAGAGTGAATTCGGTGGCATCGACCCCGACGAAGGAGGGCGCAGATCAAGATCCAGCGTCCAGAAACGACGGAGCGTTTTACGAAAAGAAAGTCTCACATTCTAGGCGAGATAATGTAACCAACGAGGCGATAAAAGTGATCAAGTTCTTCTTAAACGAGATGGTGAATGAAACTGACACGGTCAAGTATAAAATATTACAGGACGCTCTTGAATTCTGGATCGAGCACGATTTGCCGATACAGAGCATAGAGAATGTATTTCTGGAGCATATTCAGTCAATATTCTACCCCCttggattattattattctg TCAGGAGATAATGCAGAAGTACTTGGATACAAATAAGAATGATGCGGAGAGCAAGAGCGTGACCGTAGTCAACTTCTTTTCTGTTACATTTTGCCTTCAAGTTTGTTCCATGCTGCTGGATCATATCGATCAAG GCGAACCCACACCTGAGTTTGTCCAACTACTGTCTTCTTTAACAGCGGACCATTATGGGCCACCACTTACGGGATACCCAGGCTCAAGTGGAAATAACACGCTGAAGCAAATGATAGAAGGTGTGATTAGTACCGTGTCGTTTGAAACTCACGACTCAAGATCATTTGTACATATTAAG GATCCAGACGCAGTGTATCGATTTCTTGCAAATGAAGAAGATGCGATGGTGTTTACGTGCGGTCATCACTTTCCGCTGACCATGTATAGGACGGAAGTGATCCCGACAATGGAAACTGAGTTACTGTCATCCGACTCGTTGGTTCTTCCATGTACAGCTCAGTACTTAGAGAAAATGTTATCGAAAACGTCTAAACCAGAGATAGTGTGCCCATCGTGCGTACCGCGAGCACTGGGGACGTTGGTGAAGAAGAATAACGGGTGA
- the LOC143371931 gene encoding ATP-dependent DNA/RNA helicase DHX36: MSHPYGGFSGPSTQSRRNKHGDRVEASQSEGPRFEQHGRSRGGHGKPTWLRGKEIGLYYRDKAKAKAMQEESRVIQLPQHVQQKIQRVLANSKGFYEKLYNNETQREDSSSRLENKYTHINDSQFKRKFLNIVSGNIQENLAKALLVTPGIEANSKLDQSLLEDYKSKVTLPDYGNMIKFRLKLPSYQKRSEILQLIRENQVVVISGETGCGKTTQIAQFILDDEIERGNGSTVRIACTQPRRISAISVAERVAAERAERLGRSVGFQIRLEKVLPRDRGSILYCTTGVLLQFMQTDPALKEFSHIIIDEIHERSTQSDFILALLKLIIPKRPDLKVLLMSATLNSEAFSRYYDDCPMIHIPGFTYPVEEFYLEDILSFTQFTFPPPPRPPQNYMKHTKKYKDIQHKRDEFSDVIEPYVRQLVSDRKYPRHVTDQLRNPASEDLSLDLIEEVIRYICSTKGPGAILVFLPGMMDIVKLNKIMIENKHYPQNKYVIYPLHSRMPTVDQKLIFNEPPAGIRKIIISTSIAETSITIEDVVYVVNCGKTKLLRFDVNKNIQTLLPEWVALANSKQRRGRAGRVRPGYCYHLYSKAREMTLDQYPLPEMLRTRLEEVILQIKILQLGKAKSFLESVMDPPNLKAIDLSLDLLRVLNALDDDEHLTPLGYHLAQLPLDPRTGKMLIWAALFSCVEPVFAIAASLTFKDAFYSPLGKEEQAKKKKLELNMNQYSDHIALAEALKRFETSYKGGYAGYFCRDYFLSFNTLKLLSEMKTQFAQHLCRMKFLETDNPSDRNANRNSNNTALVKAIVCAGLYPNIAVIRRVTKAGSIAWTPEDGKVCIHPSSVNDKVNNFPSPYITYFTKQQSTSVYLHDTTCVTAPVLVFAAPNMSIKKEKGNYFITLTTSQNFPCDLRTAQLIQKLQEEFNNMLEYKITHPGIVAWDSREGDMLEAIMDLVCQKDEKMGFPNAGERRNNFGDDT; the protein is encoded by the exons ATGTCTCATCCTTACGGAGGATTTTCAGGCCCAAGCACGCAATCGAGGCGAAACAAACACG GAGATAGAGTAGAAGCTTCTCAGTCCGAGGGTCCACGCTTCGAGCAGCATGGTCGCTCGCGAGGTGGTCACGGGAAGCCTACTTGGCTGCGGGGCAAAGAAATCGGGCTCTATTACAGAGACAAAGCAAAGGCGAAAGCTATGCAGGAAGAGTCTCGCGTCATTCAATTACCGCAGCACGTCCAACAGAAGATTCAACGTGTTTTGGCTAACTCTAAGGGGTTCTACGAGAAATTGTACAACAATGAGACCCAAAGAGAGGATTCTAGTAGCAGATTAGAAAACAAATATACGCATATTAATGACTCACAGTTCAAGAGGAAGTTTTTAAACATAGTGTCTGGTAACATACAAGAAAACCTTGCCAAAGCTTTGCTTGTTACACCAGGGATAGAGGCAAATAGCAAACTAGATCAGTCGTTGCTGGAAGACTATAAGTCGAAGGTAACTTTGCCAGATTATGGAAATATGATCAAATTTCGATTGAAGTTACCATCGTATCAAAAGAGATCGGAGATATTACAATTGATCAGAGAGAATCAAGTTGTTGTAATAAGCGGAGAAACCG GTTGTGGAAAAACTACCCAAATTGCCCAGTTCATACTTGACGATGAAATAGAACGTGGTAATGGTAGCACCGTTCGTATCGCCTGTACTCAACCGAGGAGAATATCAGCTATATCTGTTGCCGAAAGAGTTGCCGCTGAAAGAGCAGAAAGACTCGGTAGATCTGTTGGTTTTCAAATAAGACTCGAAAA AGTACTACCTAGAGACAGAGGAAGTATACTCTACTGTACTACCGGCGTGCTACTACAATTCATGCAAACTGATCCAGCTCTGAAAGAGTTCTCCCACATCATAATAGATGAAATCCACGAACGTTCGACGCAAAGTGATTTTATCCTTGCTTTGCTGAAACTAATTATTCCTAAA AGACCGGATTTGAAAGTTCTTCTCATGAGTGCAACTCTTAATTCAGAAGCATTTTCGAGATATTACGATGATTGCCCAATGATTCATATCCCAGGTTTTACTTATCCAGTGgaagaattttatttagaagACATTTTATCATTCACGCA ATTTACGTTTCCACCGCCACCTCGGCCACCCCAAAATTACATGAAGCATACTAAAAAGTACAAGGACATTCAACACAAGAGGGATGAGTTCTCCGACGTTATAGAGCCATATGTACGACAACTTGTATCTGAT AGGAAATATCCGAGACACGTGACTGATCAGTTGAGGAATCCCGCAAGTGAGGATCTGTCTCTTGACTTGATAGAAGAGGTGATTAGATACATCTGTAGCACGAAAGGTCCTGGGGCTATTTTAGTGTTTCTGCCTGGTATGATGGACATAgtaaagctaaataaaataatgatagaaaataaaCACTACCCGCAAA ACAAGTACGTTATTTATCCTCTACATTCTCGTATGCCAACGGTGGACCAAAAGCTTATATTTAATGAGCCGCCCGCAGGAATTCGGAAAATAATCATCTCAACTTCTATCGCGGAGACCTCGATAACTATCGAAGATGTAGTGTATGTCGTTAATTGCGGCAAAACTAAGCTCCTTAGGTTCGACGTGAATAAGAACATTCAGACTTTACTACCCGAGTGGGTGGCGTTAGCAAATTCCAAGCAAAGAAGGGGTAGAGCGGGCAG AGTGAGACCTGGCTACTGCTACCATTTATATTCGAAAGCCAGAGAAATGACACTTGACCAATATCCATTGCCGGAGATGCTTAGAACTCGCTTGGAGGAAGTAATATTACAGATTAAAATTCTGCAACTAGGGAAAGCTAAGTCTTTCTTAGAAAGTGTTATGGACCCGCCAAATTTGAAAGCTATAGACTTATCACTGGATCTACTTAGAGTTCTTAATGCCCTGGACGATGACGAACATTTGACTCCTTTGGGATATCATTTGGCACAATTGCCCCTTGATCCGCGAACAG GGAAGATGCTGATATGGGCAGCATTGTTTTCCTGCGTGGAACCGGTCTTCGCGATCGCAGCTAGTCTTACGTTTAAGGACGCGTTCTACAGCCCTCTCGGAAAGGAGGAACAGGCAAAGAAGAAGAAGCTTGAACTCAATATGAATCAATACAGCGATCACATTGCATTGGCCGAGGCATTAAAGCGATTCGAGACCTCGTACAAGGGGGGATACGCTGGCTATTTCTGTAGAGACTATTTCCTTTCTTTCAACACCCTCAAACTTCTATCCGAAATGAAAACTCAGTTTGCTCAGCATCTCTGTCGGATGAAGTTTTTGGAAACTGATAATCCGAGTGACAGGAACGCCAACAGGAACTCTAATAATACAGCCTTGGTAAAAGCGATAGTATGCGCTGGACTCTATCCAAACATTGCTGTTATTAG GAGAGTTACAAAGGCAGGGAGTATCGCGTGGACTCCAGAAGATGGTAAAGTTTGCATACATCCGTCGAGTGTAAACGATAAAGTCAACAACTTTCCCAGCCCGTACATTACGTATTTTACGAAGCAGCAATCAACGTCGGTATATTTGCACGACACCACATGCGTTACAGCTCCTGTTTTAGTATTCGCTGCTCCGAATATGTCTATAA agaaagagaaagggaattattttattactttaacgACTTCGCAAAATTTCCCTTGCGACTTACGAACAGCACAACTCATTCAG aaattacaggaagaatttaataatatgTTAGAGTACAAAATAACACATCCAGGAATAGTAGCCTGGGATAGTCGCGAAGGTGACATGCTAGA AGCAATTATGGATTTGGTCTGCCAAAAGGATGAGAAAATGGGATTTCCTAATGCTGGAGAGAGGAGAAATAACTTCGGCGATGACACTTAA